A part of Gramella sp. MAR_2010_147 genomic DNA contains:
- a CDS encoding SDR family oxidoreductase produces the protein MKTNQFGKKGWTPDSIGNLNGKTYVITGTTSGTGFEAAKILLSKGGKVVMLNRNPKKSETTIKTLKQELGNDIEVFSIKMDLAEQASVKNAAEEVLKTVSRIDALICNAAIAQVPKQMLTVDGWESQMGTNHFGNFTLQALLFPLIEKSKGRIVVVGSMGYNLGIKTIQFDDMNWDKNYSPNGIYSQSKLAQIMCVYELQDRLKKAGKSNVNAYACHPGASSTSLIKTSSSLMTRFVWQLMKLSPMVQSAEKGAYPQLMCATEANLDQSGFYGPTGRNNWTGPVGEHKLESHAKDKAVANRLWELSEKETGVVWNI, from the coding sequence ATGAAAACAAATCAATTTGGTAAAAAAGGTTGGACACCTGATAGTATTGGAAACCTGAATGGTAAAACATACGTCATAACAGGTACTACAAGCGGAACAGGATTTGAAGCAGCAAAAATATTGTTATCAAAAGGAGGAAAGGTTGTAATGCTTAATAGAAATCCAAAAAAATCAGAAACAACTATTAAAACTTTAAAACAGGAACTCGGAAATGATATTGAGGTATTTTCCATAAAAATGGATTTAGCAGAACAGGCATCCGTAAAAAACGCAGCAGAAGAAGTTCTTAAAACAGTTTCTAGAATCGATGCACTTATCTGTAACGCTGCTATTGCTCAAGTACCTAAACAAATGCTTACAGTAGATGGATGGGAAAGTCAGATGGGTACAAATCACTTCGGAAATTTCACTCTTCAAGCTTTATTGTTTCCGCTGATTGAAAAATCCAAAGGGCGAATAGTGGTGGTAGGCAGTATGGGTTATAACTTAGGAATTAAAACCATACAGTTTGATGATATGAACTGGGATAAAAACTACAGCCCCAATGGTATATATAGCCAAAGTAAATTGGCTCAAATTATGTGTGTTTATGAATTGCAAGACCGCTTAAAGAAAGCAGGGAAGTCTAATGTAAATGCTTATGCCTGTCATCCAGGTGCTTCCAGTACTTCATTGATTAAAACAAGTAGTAGTTTAATGACTCGTTTTGTTTGGCAACTTATGAAATTGTCTCCAATGGTACAATCAGCGGAAAAAGGTGCTTATCCACAATTGATGTGTGCGACAGAAGCAAATTTAGACCAAAGTGGTTTTTATGGGCCAACAGGAAGAAATAATTGGACAGGACCAGTTGGAGAGCATAAATTAGAGTCACATGCAAAAGATAAAGCAGTAGCTAACAGACTTTGGGAGCTTTCAGAAAAAGAAACAGGTG
- a CDS encoding cupin domain-containing protein, with translation MKNSILTLIILAPLCLFAQSSDYNVSSYHTEGKKAPNTHYIGEAWLNPIIHDDAELGYNITKATFKANSTLDWHKHSSVQVLIIVDGEAYYQERGKKPIILKEGEVIRCEKDTEHWHSSTKENDVTYLALYNGEQPTIWTEVLTQEYYDNVPKLLKKD, from the coding sequence ATGAAAAATTCAATTTTGACACTGATAATTTTAGCTCCTTTATGTCTATTTGCTCAAAGTTCTGATTATAACGTTTCTTCATATCATACTGAAGGTAAAAAAGCACCAAATACTCATTACATTGGAGAAGCCTGGTTAAATCCTATAATTCATGATGACGCCGAATTGGGCTATAACATAACAAAAGCTACTTTTAAAGCTAATTCTACCTTAGATTGGCATAAACACAGTTCTGTCCAGGTTTTAATAATTGTAGATGGCGAAGCCTATTATCAAGAAAGAGGAAAAAAACCCATTATTCTTAAAGAAGGAGAAGTAATAAGATGTGAAAAAGATACTGAGCATTGGCATTCATCAACAAAAGAAAATGACGTAACATATTTAGCTTTATATAATGGTGAACAACCAACAATCTGGACAGAAGTACTTACGCAAGAGTACTATGACAATGTTCCTAAACTCTTAAAAAAAGATTAG
- a CDS encoding DUF2200 domain-containing protein, whose translation MENSRVFKMSFASVYPHYIHKAEKKGRTRDEVDMIIRWLTGYSQSLLQQQIDQNIDFETFFEQAPQINPNVSKITGVICGYRVEEIQNDLMQKIRYLDKLIDELARGKSMEKILRK comes from the coding sequence ATGGAAAATTCAAGAGTATTTAAAATGTCATTTGCGAGCGTCTATCCGCACTATATTCATAAAGCAGAAAAGAAGGGACGTACTAGGGATGAAGTAGATATGATCATTCGATGGCTTACAGGATATAGTCAAAGCTTATTACAGCAACAAATAGATCAAAATATTGATTTTGAAACATTTTTTGAACAGGCGCCTCAAATAAACCCAAATGTTTCGAAAATTACTGGCGTAATATGTGGTTACCGTGTTGAGGAAATTCAAAATGATCTCATGCAAAAGATCAGATACCTGGACAAGTTAATCGATGAATTAGCAAGAGGAAAATCTATGGAAAAGATCTTAAGGAAATAG